The genome window ATCCGAGATCGAGTCGGGGATGGCTGGGGGCCGAATGATGATCGAGTCGCTCGGCACCGCGCTGGCGATTCATCTCCTGACGCATCACTCCTCGAAACGGACAGCCTCGCGTGAATACGGCGCGATGCCGAGCCATCTACTGCGCCGGGCGGTTGAATTCATACACCACAATCTCACCAGAAACCTGAGCTTGTTTGAACTGGCTTCCGAGGTGGATATGAGTCCGTATCATTTCTGCCGTTTGTTTAAACGCAGCACCGGCCTGTCTCCGCATCAGTACCTGCAACGAGAGCGAATCAGGCGCGCCCGCGATCTGCTCGCGGAGCATCGGCTGACCGTGGCCGAGGTGGCGGGCGAACTTGGTTTCAGCGATCAGAGTCATTTTGCGCGGACCTTCAGCCGCAGCGTAGGCGCGACGCCAAGGGATTACGCAAACGCTCATTCACGGGCAAGTGGCGATTGCTCAGCGCCAGACGCTAAGAAGTCTAAATTGCGCAAGAATCGGCGAAAAATAGCACCAATCTTCTAGAATCGCATCTTGGATAAAGGCGATCCTCGGCCAACTATCGCCAGCCGCAAACCTGGGAGAGCAGAGGCCAGGCGGCTCGATAAAAACGCATAGGTAGGGGTCGGGTGGATGAGCTTTTTCGTGACGTTAACCGGCAGCGAGGGACGAATTTTAGTCAATCCCGACTGCATCGCGATGTGCGAAGAACGGAAGGCGGAAACGCTCATCACGCTCAGGTCCGGCCAAAAAATCAGCGTCAGCGAGAGTCTATCCAAAATCGCGAAGTTGTGTGAAAGCTTGCTGCAGTGACACCGGGCGACATTTCTCGAAAGGTTCGCCCGAAGATGTCCGTGCTTGCCAAGGATCTCGGAGAACGGGAAAATAACTTTGCGAATTTGCGCTTGACGCGCTCAAGCGGTACGGTACCGATAGCCTACTTTTAAGATCGAATTCCTGTACAGATCATTTTACCTGCTGAGAACCGTGCGATGAAGAAACAGCGGCGGTTGGGTGAGGTCATTAAAGCGCGGCGCACCGCGATCGATATATCGCAACGCGAACTGGCGCATCGCGTGGGAGTCGAAGGCTCGCACATCGCGTTCATCGAGGCGGGCCGGCGGCGGCCCTCGCTGGCGCTGTTATTTCGGCTCGCGCAGAACCTGGATATAGACCAGCAGGAACTGTTTCTGCTCGCTTACCCTAACGCAGCGGCCTTCATCGAACCCAAAGACGCGCCACTGGCCGAAAGCCGCGAGGCGGTATGGCGCCGTTTTTTGGCGACCGCTCCGCGCTATTCTGTCACCGCGGGCGAACTCGCGATCCTGCGGAAGATATGCCTGCTCGGGAGGATCTCATCGCCGAGTGCATATCGTTCGATA of Candidatus Binatus sp. contains these proteins:
- a CDS encoding helix-turn-helix domain-containing protein, producing MMIESLGTALAIHLLTHHSSKRTASREYGAMPSHLLRRAVEFIHHNLTRNLSLFELASEVDMSPYHFCRLFKRSTGLSPHQYLQRERIRRARDLLAEHRLTVAEVAGELGFSDQSHFARTFSRSVGATPRDYANAHSRASGDCSAPDAKKSKLRKNRRKIAPIF
- a CDS encoding flagellar FlbD family protein, encoding MSFFVTLTGSEGRILVNPDCIAMCEERKAETLITLRSGQKISVSESLSKIAKLCESLLQ
- a CDS encoding helix-turn-helix domain-containing protein, whose amino-acid sequence is MKKQRRLGEVIKARRTAIDISQRELAHRVGVEGSHIAFIEAGRRRPSLALLFRLAQNLDIDQQELFLLAYPNAAAFIEPKDAPLAESREAVWRRFLATAPRYSVTAGELAILRKICLLGRISSPSAYRSILNSIRQAFETD